In a genomic window of Kosmotoga arenicorallina S304:
- a CDS encoding ABC transporter permease: MKTRIINRDRFTFPWMTLFYIIGIAFLTFFLVIPVFKLLTESVSTLFNSTRPLPRDFFPYMIKITWNTLKLAILTTLTTIIIATPLAFLIVKFKVKFANLWVGLLTIPLITPAFISSFATIILLGRSGVITMALRKIGIQLPSIYGLGGLVITQTLHTIPYALLIIISGLRTVPKHIEEAAQSMGTGTFKTQYSIVLPNIYPHILLGGLMVFLTSMGDIGGPLIIGGSYKVLSIEIYSNFISYLGDDRIPLIFSAWVLMIAFALLFFVNKLMKLTNVKNKFRVGIMEYDIPSVKRWGTFIVALITIVFLLPYVAIVINSFGTFWAYNWLPAKFTLNNYRQVLSDWLPIRNTMILIFSVTPIIVLLGIVFGNMFNSEKRLRWFNYFTLLPFVLPGVVIGISLIQTYSKASIFGMDLSSSVLLLIIALSVRRLPFVLKTIEAGFAKVDDKQEEAAFSLGASKFKAFTSVVFPQIRPAVFSAIVIGIVKVVTELSSALIIYPPGWQNMSLYIAYYVDEGFTARASAMAVLLMVIVGIGTAISNNLARKDALRYE, encoded by the coding sequence TTGAAAACACGGATTATTAATCGAGATAGATTTACTTTTCCCTGGATGACCTTGTTCTACATAATTGGCATAGCTTTCCTGACATTTTTTCTAGTAATACCTGTTTTCAAACTTCTTACAGAGTCTGTAAGCACTCTGTTTAACAGTACTAGACCTTTACCCAGAGATTTTTTCCCGTATATGATTAAAATAACCTGGAATACCCTAAAACTAGCTATATTAACAACCCTCACCACAATAATTATTGCTACCCCACTTGCATTTTTGATTGTGAAATTTAAAGTTAAGTTTGCAAATCTCTGGGTTGGCTTGCTCACGATACCGCTTATCACACCGGCATTTATATCAAGTTTCGCAACTATTATTCTCCTTGGCCGAAGTGGTGTGATAACAATGGCTTTGAGAAAGATAGGTATTCAACTGCCTTCTATATATGGATTAGGCGGACTTGTGATTACCCAGACACTCCACACAATACCTTATGCATTGTTGATAATAATTTCCGGTTTAAGAACTGTTCCAAAACATATTGAAGAAGCTGCTCAATCCATGGGAACCGGAACCTTTAAAACCCAATACTCGATAGTTTTGCCAAATATATATCCACATATATTGTTAGGTGGGTTGATGGTTTTCCTGACTTCCATGGGTGACATAGGTGGGCCGCTGATAATTGGCGGAAGTTATAAAGTGCTTTCAATAGAAATATATTCAAACTTCATATCATATCTTGGTGATGATAGAATACCTCTAATATTTAGCGCTTGGGTCCTAATGATAGCTTTTGCATTGCTATTTTTTGTGAATAAGCTCATGAAGCTTACAAATGTAAAGAACAAGTTTAGGGTCGGAATTATGGAATATGATATACCATCGGTAAAAAGATGGGGGACTTTTATAGTGGCTTTGATAACCATTGTTTTCCTCCTTCCTTATGTGGCTATCGTGATAAATTCATTTGGGACTTTCTGGGCCTATAATTGGCTTCCAGCAAAATTTACACTGAATAATTACAGACAGGTTCTTTCGGATTGGTTGCCGATCAGAAATACCATGATTCTAATATTTTCGGTTACACCGATAATTGTTTTGCTTGGAATTGTGTTTGGAAATATGTTCAATAGTGAAAAGCGCCTTAGATGGTTCAACTATTTCACGCTCCTTCCCTTCGTTTTACCAGGTGTTGTTATAGGTATTAGTCTTATCCAGACTTATTCTAAAGCAAGTATATTTGGCATGGATCTTTCATCCTCGGTATTACTTCTCATAATAGCTTTAAGCGTCAGAAGACTTCCTTTTGTTTTGAAGACAATAGAAGCTGGTTTTGCCAAGGTGGATGATAAGCAAGAAGAGGCTGCTTTTAGTCTTGGAGCAAGTAAGTTCAAAGCATTCACAAGTGTAGTGTTCCCGCAAATAAGGCCAGCTGTTTTTTCAGCGATAGTAATAGGTATTGTAAAAGTGGTTACCGAGTTATCTTCGGCATTGATAATTTATCCGCCTGGTTGGCAGAATATGTCTTTGTACATTGCTTACTATGTCGATGAAGGGTTTACCGCAAGGGCTTCAGCAATGGCAGTTCTTCTGATGGTGATAGTTGGTATAGGCACTGCGATATCAAATAATCTGGCAAGAAAGGATGCATTGAGGTATGAGTGA
- the xerA gene encoding site-specific tyrosine recombinase/integron integrase translates to MDFEDAVERFTEYLEFVRNLSQNTVSSYTRDLNHYSKYLQEHSLDYRMVKRRDIEKFMKELSQGYYSASRLSPSTVARHLSTLKTFYMFLYVSGTVNKIPTDLVKAPKTRRRIPEYISYEEVQQILGAFPNTHLGSRNRAIVALMYYCGLRVSEVCSLTLRDISLESDPLVRVKSGKGDKDRIVPLTPDAIRMITDYLKHRDKFPEVNRHSRLFMGIRGEPLTRKSVNKMLQNHVKKIFPDKHFHPHIFRHSCATHLLQRGASIKIVQEILGHANISTTSIYLHITDKEKREAVKLLSNGNNNDS, encoded by the coding sequence ATGGACTTTGAAGATGCAGTAGAAAGATTTACGGAATATCTTGAATTCGTCAGAAACCTCTCTCAAAATACTGTAAGCTCTTACACCAGAGACCTTAATCACTACAGTAAATATTTACAGGAACACTCACTCGACTATCGCATGGTAAAAAGACGAGATATAGAAAAATTCATGAAAGAACTCTCACAAGGATACTATTCTGCATCGAGATTATCCCCATCAACAGTGGCACGCCACCTTTCTACGCTCAAAACCTTCTATATGTTCCTCTATGTGAGCGGAACAGTGAACAAAATACCCACAGACCTCGTAAAAGCACCAAAGACTCGCCGTCGTATCCCTGAATACATAAGCTATGAAGAAGTTCAGCAGATACTTGGCGCCTTTCCCAATACGCATCTTGGAAGCCGCAATAGAGCAATTGTAGCATTAATGTATTACTGCGGCCTGCGCGTTAGCGAAGTCTGCTCTCTTACGTTGAGGGATATTTCTCTGGAAAGTGATCCTCTGGTCCGCGTGAAAAGCGGTAAAGGAGACAAAGACAGAATTGTCCCTTTAACCCCCGATGCGATTAGAATGATTACAGATTATCTGAAGCATAGAGATAAATTTCCTGAAGTTAACAGGCATTCCAGACTCTTCATGGGGATTCGTGGCGAACCTCTAACCAGAAAATCCGTGAACAAGATGCTTCAAAACCATGTGAAGAAGATATTCCCGGATAAACACTTCCACCCCCACATCTTCCGCCACAGTTGCGCAACACATCTTCTTCAGCGCGGTGCAAGCATAAAAATAGTCCAGGAAATTCTGGGCCATGCCAATATCTCAACAACGAGCATATATTTGCATATAACCGATAAAGAAAAGCGCGAAGCAGTCAAACTGCTATCTAATGGGAATAACAACGACTCTTAG
- a CDS encoding alpha/beta hydrolase — protein sequence MKSFHAYRNDFFELYSEGKIARALNLADEIEVAYPDMAYKTKFWKARLYSVINEKALAIKALQEMNNMGYWLSPSVLQRSSDLENIKEEPEFHEILNSFKESQVEAMKHSAPLKLEFVPSGSSQNKLPLIVTLHWRLGNAEEFSAFWKGAAQSGKARVLSLQSSQQAGTALYCWDNVEISKKEVSEQVEEYLGIHSSKISQLILSGASQGARLAFELAFEGELTPEKLVLVAPAFRDMDYARELIEKRKGNFKIYIIIGEKDRLFFKNANSIKEMLAENNIPCEMKVYPNMGHTFPDDFDKVLLDILDE from the coding sequence ATGAAATCTTTTCATGCTTACCGAAATGATTTTTTTGAACTGTATTCAGAGGGAAAAATTGCCCGAGCTCTTAACTTAGCAGATGAAATTGAAGTCGCCTATCCAGACATGGCGTACAAAACGAAATTCTGGAAGGCACGGCTTTATTCTGTAATTAACGAAAAAGCGCTGGCGATAAAGGCTCTTCAGGAAATGAACAATATGGGATATTGGCTATCTCCCTCAGTGCTTCAGCGCAGCAGTGATCTTGAAAACATAAAGGAGGAGCCAGAATTCCATGAAATACTAAACTCTTTTAAGGAAAGCCAAGTTGAAGCCATGAAACATTCAGCACCTTTAAAGCTGGAATTTGTTCCCTCCGGTAGTTCCCAAAATAAACTCCCTTTGATAGTTACCCTTCACTGGAGATTGGGAAATGCCGAGGAATTTTCTGCTTTCTGGAAAGGAGCTGCCCAAAGCGGAAAGGCAAGGGTGCTTTCCCTCCAATCCTCGCAACAAGCTGGTACAGCCTTATACTGCTGGGATAACGTCGAAATCTCAAAAAAAGAGGTTAGTGAGCAGGTCGAAGAATATCTAGGTATACACTCCTCTAAGATCAGTCAGCTCATTCTAAGCGGTGCATCTCAGGGAGCTCGTCTGGCATTTGAACTTGCTTTTGAAGGTGAGTTAACCCCTGAAAAGCTCGTACTCGTTGCACCTGCATTTAGAGATATGGATTATGCCAGAGAGTTGATTGAAAAAAGAAAAGGCAATTTCAAGATATATATAATTATTGGTGAAAAAGATCGTCTCTTCTTTAAAAACGCTAATTCAATAAAGGAAATGCTTGCAGAAAATAATATTCCCTGCGAAATGAAAGTTTACCCAAATATGGGGCATACTTTCCCGGACGATTTCGATAAAGTTTTGCTGGATATATTGGACGAATGA
- a CDS encoding NADP-dependent phosphogluconate dehydrogenase gives MRIGIIGLGKMGFNMSLRLKKHGIEVVAYDSDSKACERAKASQIDTKRSIEEVLYSIGKPKIVLSVVPSGKATNEVLNELFEKMDPEDIVVDCGNSHYKESIEWGEKFAKKGVRFVDAGVSGGIHGLKNGYCIMAGGDKSAVDYLKPVFLALTCEKGFVYTGGYGRGHYVKMVHNAIEYAMMEALAEGAQLLHEGPFEDLNTLEIYEAWNHGSIVSSFLLEMLLESESNKKDLEDTLPCVPDSGEGRWAAETAIEYKIPAFGIIQSLLIRFLSQKEEPLFLKLLALQRNKFGGHEVKRKTKE, from the coding sequence ATGAGAATCGGAATTATTGGTCTTGGAAAAATGGGATTCAATATGTCTCTAAGATTAAAGAAACACGGAATTGAAGTTGTAGCTTATGATAGCGATTCTAAAGCGTGTGAAAGAGCAAAAGCTTCGCAAATAGATACGAAAAGAAGCATTGAAGAAGTTCTGTATTCAATAGGAAAACCAAAGATTGTCCTTTCGGTAGTACCTTCAGGTAAAGCTACTAATGAAGTCTTAAATGAGCTTTTCGAAAAAATGGATCCAGAGGATATCGTTGTGGATTGTGGAAACTCTCACTATAAAGAAAGCATAGAATGGGGAGAGAAATTTGCAAAAAAAGGCGTGAGATTTGTTGATGCGGGAGTTAGTGGAGGAATCCATGGGCTGAAAAATGGGTACTGCATTATGGCGGGCGGTGATAAAAGTGCCGTGGATTATCTTAAACCTGTTTTTTTAGCTCTAACCTGTGAAAAGGGATTTGTATACACAGGAGGATACGGAAGGGGCCACTATGTGAAAATGGTTCATAACGCAATCGAATATGCAATGATGGAAGCTCTTGCAGAAGGAGCACAGCTTCTACATGAAGGCCCATTTGAAGACCTCAATACTTTGGAAATATATGAAGCTTGGAACCACGGAAGCATAGTAAGTTCTTTCTTGCTGGAAATGCTACTTGAGTCAGAATCAAATAAGAAAGATCTTGAAGATACCCTCCCTTGTGTTCCTGATTCCGGTGAAGGTCGCTGGGCTGCCGAAACAGCTATTGAATACAAAATACCCGCTTTTGGAATTATACAGTCTTTGTTGATTAGGTTTTTGTCTCAAAAAGAGGAACCGCTTTTTTTAAAACTTTTAGCATTACAAAGAAACAAGTTTGGTGGTCATGAAGTTAAAAGAAAAACAAAAGAATAA
- a CDS encoding sulfite exporter TauE/SafE family protein — protein MDPLLLVTVYIGGALAGVVNTLAGGGSMITLPLLMLLGLSPDIANATNRVAIFLQNAVAVSSFERRGVRSFKTALPLGIFAAAGAIVGSFVAVDLNKEVLGRVISVILLVMVYFVIKKPKLGKNKKIVNNPYLKGAGFFLLGIYGGFIQAGIGFLLIAAITFFLGTDLLRTNAIKVGIVLIYTTTSLIVFLSKGMVNIPIGLLLALGNMTGAYIAVRLALKKGLKFIKLILVIVVVANAIKTFFF, from the coding sequence ATGGACCCACTCCTTTTGGTAACGGTTTATATTGGGGGTGCTCTTGCTGGAGTTGTGAATACACTTGCAGGTGGTGGCTCTATGATTACATTACCGCTTCTCATGTTACTCGGGCTTTCACCAGATATCGCAAATGCAACAAACCGTGTAGCGATTTTCCTGCAAAATGCAGTTGCAGTTAGTTCTTTTGAAAGGCGCGGTGTTAGAAGTTTCAAAACCGCCCTTCCACTTGGCATATTTGCGGCTGCGGGTGCAATTGTCGGTTCTTTTGTAGCTGTAGACTTAAACAAAGAAGTATTGGGACGGGTTATAAGCGTTATTTTGCTGGTGATGGTTTATTTTGTCATCAAGAAACCAAAGCTTGGCAAAAACAAAAAAATAGTAAATAATCCTTATCTAAAAGGAGCTGGTTTCTTTTTGCTTGGCATTTATGGTGGGTTTATCCAGGCAGGAATCGGTTTTCTCCTTATAGCCGCAATAACTTTCTTTTTGGGTACGGATCTGTTAAGAACTAATGCGATAAAAGTAGGGATAGTCTTAATATATACCACAACCTCACTTATAGTATTTCTGTCTAAAGGAATGGTGAATATACCGATAGGCCTTCTTTTAGCACTGGGAAATATGACTGGTGCTTACATTGCTGTTAGGCTTGCATTGAAAAAGGGATTGAAGTTCATTAAATTGATTCTGGTGATTGTAGTGGTAGCCAATGCAATTAAAACATTCTTTTTTTGA
- a CDS encoding extracellular solute-binding protein: protein MLRNKVSVLIVLVLVLMSVSILAEELVVYSTIFAEYAEAMKREFEKANPGVIVHVINPGGTEAMLKKLEAEKDNPQADVVHSGASLNYEYAKSKGLLEPYFPNVANFEPVISVGENQLRLSDPEGYYHVWSMMFSGFMINKQVLDALGLPVPKSFKDLTNPIYKGQIIAPNPLKSSTAVTVVMTVMQAYGQEEGWKLWDEIDKNIPYYSNSSSKIYSLTAKGEFAIALCLSRPVFVYKMQGYPVDFVYPSDGSMIADNAMGIVKGAKHPELAKKFIDFILSDQMQKEGSKYLYTPVKKGVIDPSEPFSLEAVASTVENLILPDSDFANEVRPIMQEKFGEYIRSK from the coding sequence TTGCTCAGGAACAAAGTTTCTGTTCTTATTGTTCTAGTTTTAGTGTTAATGAGTGTCTCAATTCTTGCTGAAGAGCTGGTTGTTTACAGCACAATTTTCGCAGAATATGCTGAAGCAATGAAACGTGAATTTGAAAAGGCAAATCCAGGTGTTATAGTACATGTAATCAACCCTGGTGGGACTGAAGCAATGCTGAAAAAGCTTGAAGCTGAAAAGGACAATCCACAGGCTGATGTAGTTCATTCAGGTGCTTCTCTGAATTATGAGTACGCTAAATCTAAAGGGCTCCTTGAACCTTATTTTCCAAATGTTGCAAATTTCGAACCTGTGATATCTGTTGGAGAAAATCAACTGAGATTAAGTGATCCTGAAGGATATTACCATGTATGGTCAATGATGTTCTCAGGATTTATGATAAACAAACAGGTTTTGGATGCCCTGGGACTTCCAGTACCTAAATCCTTTAAAGACCTAACAAATCCTATTTACAAGGGTCAAATAATTGCTCCGAACCCTCTTAAGTCATCAACTGCGGTAACGGTTGTAATGACTGTTATGCAAGCATATGGCCAGGAAGAAGGCTGGAAATTGTGGGATGAGATTGATAAGAACATTCCTTACTATTCGAATTCAAGTTCAAAAATTTATTCGTTAACTGCAAAGGGAGAATTTGCAATAGCTCTTTGTTTGAGCAGACCTGTATTTGTATATAAGATGCAGGGTTATCCGGTTGATTTTGTTTACCCAAGTGATGGAAGTATGATTGCTGACAACGCAATGGGTATAGTTAAAGGGGCAAAGCATCCAGAGTTAGCAAAGAAGTTTATTGATTTCATACTCAGTGACCAGATGCAGAAGGAAGGTTCTAAATACCTTTATACACCAGTCAAAAAGGGTGTTATAGATCCTAGTGAACCTTTCTCTCTTGAGGCTGTAGCCAGCACTGTTGAAAATCTAATACTTCCAGATTCTGACTTTGCAAATGAAGTAAGACCAATTATGCAAGAAAAATTTGGAGAATATATTAGATCTAAATAA
- a CDS encoding ABC transporter ATP-binding protein codes for MSDIVIKNLTKKFDQTVAVKDLSISIEKGQLVSLLGPSGCGKTTLLRMIAGFEKQTVGDIYIRGRLINDVPPQRRNIGIVFQDYAVFPTMTVKDNIAYGLKIKKMKKDEIEKKVAEYIKIVGLTGYEKRLPSQLSGGQQQRVALARALIINPDVLLLDEPLSNLDAALRLKIRKEIRKIQQQLGITAVFVTHDQEEAMSISDKIFVMRKGELMQSGTPQEIYLNPQNDFVASFIGRSNVVYGEVKSVKDSKVFLYVNGIEFKASKNGEAVKPGDKVWVSIRPQRIHLGKSDNMANTGKGRIKYVEYIGSEIRGEIELNENLTLDYNSYMLDENSITVKFNETIPYSISPSDINFGKDIRGLE; via the coding sequence ATGAGTGATATAGTTATTAAAAATCTAACTAAAAAGTTTGATCAGACAGTTGCAGTTAAAGATCTTAGCATCTCTATCGAAAAAGGCCAATTAGTGTCGCTTTTAGGGCCATCTGGTTGTGGAAAAACAACTTTACTTAGAATGATTGCCGGCTTTGAAAAGCAGACCGTTGGCGACATATATATAAGGGGCAGATTGATCAACGATGTTCCTCCCCAACGAAGAAATATAGGCATAGTTTTTCAGGACTACGCGGTTTTTCCTACGATGACTGTGAAAGATAATATTGCGTATGGTCTGAAAATAAAAAAGATGAAGAAAGATGAGATTGAGAAAAAAGTTGCTGAATACATAAAAATAGTGGGGCTGACAGGCTATGAGAAGAGACTACCATCTCAATTGTCTGGTGGTCAACAGCAGAGAGTTGCATTAGCAAGAGCTTTGATTATCAACCCAGATGTCCTGCTTCTTGATGAACCATTATCAAACCTTGATGCTGCATTGAGACTGAAAATAAGGAAGGAAATAAGGAAAATTCAACAACAGCTTGGTATAACAGCTGTCTTTGTGACTCATGACCAAGAAGAAGCGATGTCTATTTCAGACAAAATTTTTGTAATGCGCAAAGGTGAATTAATGCAATCCGGAACCCCACAAGAAATTTACCTGAACCCCCAAAATGACTTTGTTGCAAGCTTCATAGGCCGTTCAAACGTTGTTTATGGAGAAGTTAAGTCAGTTAAAGACAGCAAAGTCTTTTTATACGTTAACGGAATAGAATTCAAAGCTTCAAAAAATGGAGAAGCTGTAAAGCCCGGTGATAAAGTATGGGTTTCAATAAGGCCACAGCGCATCCACCTTGGCAAATCTGATAATATGGCAAATACGGGAAAGGGAAGGATAAAATACGTCGAATATATAGGTTCTGAAATCAGAGGCGAAATTGAGCTCAACGAAAACTTGACCCTTGATTATAATTCTTATATGCTCGATGAGAATTCTATAACTGTGAAATTTAATGAAACAATACCCTACTCCATATCACCATCTGATATAAATTTCGGGAAAGATATAAGGGGTCTTGAGTAA